Genomic window (Acomys russatus chromosome 2, mAcoRus1.1, whole genome shotgun sequence):
AACTTCGTGCTCAGCTTCTCATTAGCTGGCGGCTTGAAGGTAAATTTTTGCACAAGGGTAGTGAAGAAAATGAACAGCTCAGACCTGGCCAACTGTTCTCCAAGGCAAGCTCTCTTTCCTGCAGGATATAGAAGAGAAGATGAGATGTTTTCACAGCTAGCATCGGTGCCTGCTGGCTTGCGACTGCTTGTTATACAGCAAGATGCTAACTGATACATAGGACATGAACTTGGGTAATCTTAAAATGAACAGGCCCATAACTGTTGTGCTAAGTTTCAAACTGCAAAGAGAATGAAACTACAAGTAAAAACATTAGCCTTGGACACTGTTCTGTCAATTCTCTGGGCATGTGGTCTTAAGTAAGAAAGAATTCTTTATCTCTCGTTGTTCGGAATTTGCTTAAGGGATGAAAGTAGGCACTTATTCCTTTCCTACctgattattaataaaaatattgctatGGTGCTTATCTGACACAACTGGCCTGCTAATGAAGCCTGCACTTTAGAGTGagaataacatttttaataaCATCGTATTGGTGAGTTTCTGTGTGCTGCCACTTTTGTTTACAACAGGTGCAGATGGGAGAGTAGTTTAAACTGCTTGGGGCATAGGGCCCCTGTGGGAAGAGGATTTTGAACTATAGTTGAAGACAAGGCGTGTACATGGGCAGCAATGGGCCTGGAAGAACATCTTCCTGTGGAAGCCATAGATGGGGATCGGCTCACATTCTTCTCACCTTAGGGTCGGGACTTACCACACAAAGCATTTATTTGGAATGTAAGATGGGTAATAATATCTCTAGATGTTCCATATTTCCTGTCTGATTCACTAACTTAGAATAAGTGAACTGTGTAGCTATAATTCACaacttttcagttttttataaACAGGAAGACTGGGCAGAGTCCCAGTGTCCTATCAGTTTTCCTAGTCAATGGAGTTGTGCACAATGAACAAAGGGGCAGACATCCCCAGGTGGAAAGACAAAGAGGGCAGAACCAGTCCTGCTGGACACACCAAGGGCAGCCCAGCACTGACAAACACTGGCTGTGGATCAAGAGGGCAAATTCAGGCTTCTCCTTTCCTGAGCCTCAGTGTCCCCAGAAGTGACACTGCCTTAGATAAGCAAAAAAAGTGATGACCTTGTTAAGCTTTCCAAGGTGGCATCAGTGCAGCATTTTGTCACCGTCAGGAGGCAGTGTTAGGAAACCACAAGCTTCTGGGTGGGAAAGTCTGTTGGACACTGAGCTCCAGGTGGAGCACACTTGGCTGGGTCTGTGTCTTTATCTCTGTGCTGCTGACTAAGGCCAATGTGAAAGGCTGCAGTGGGACATGTGCACCAAGGGGGCAGCTCTGCCTCGTCTTCTATCCCACCATTTCATGCTCTCAGGTTGGACGTGTTGCAGATAATAAATCATATTTATAGAATTAAGGAATTGCAAAATTACTTGGAATAACATGAAACATATACATGCCGATATCTAGAATATAATAGAACATTTGGCTATTGATTTCACAATACTGTTACTACAATCTTTAGTAACTTGTCTGTCAGACAGcacaagggagaaagagagatcacagctttccttctgtttgtcaGGGAGTGTAGCAGATGAATGAACTAACTGCACTTAACAAAAGGAATTTCAATTCTAACAGATAAGACCTATTTGCGGAGTGTTTGTGGGACAGAAGCCAGTTCACTTCAGCAGATGACAGCTAAATctattgaataaattaaaacctaCTGAAACTCAGCTCTCTTCCCTGTAAGGAGTTATCACCTAAAAAGAACTTGTGACACTCAAAATATTTATGCAACGCCAGGTATCCAGCTGTGTTggtcagcaggaggcagggattGGGTCTCTGTTGTCAGTGTTGTAGAAAACAGGGCAAGGGAAGTTAAAATCTCCATCAGAAGCAAGTGGGGGGAGTGGGGCTGACAGTGTGTGGGTGGTGGCGCTGGGCTGAAACCAACCTCAAAATGGCATCATCCTGGGCCTGCTGCTCTGTGAGAATCccagcagagagggaggagatgcgGTAGATTTCTGACCTGCTTCCTTCTCATTACTACTCACCCATTGAGAACGGCAGAAAGGAGTCTCTCTTCTTAAACTGTCCGTTCTCCAGAAAGTGCTCAGGATTGAAGACGTCAGGCGTGGCCCATTCTTTGGGGTCCATGTGCAGTGCGGTGAAATTGGTCATGACTATAGACCCCTAGGGAAAGGGATAAAGACTCAAGACAATATATGgaatccacacacacagagggctggTGGGCACCAAACTCCCATGCCTGAGCCTACTTACCTTGGGCAGGTGGAATCCAGCCAGTGTAGTGTCAACTGCCACTTCCCTGGGAACGTTCATAGGAACAATATTGCCCattctctgcacctcatggatcGCAGCATTGGTGTAGGGCATGGAATCTCGGTCAGCCAGGCTGGGCAGTCTTCCTTGGCCAATCACTCTGTCAATCTCTGCCTGTATTTTTTCTTCAAGGAGATGGGATACACCactaagttttaaattttaatgttgtCTTCTAAAACTTACTTGCTTTTATCTCATCTAACACCATGTCtgtaaggaaagaaaagtttCCACAACCTAAAATGCCTGATTTAGAAAACCACAAACTCTATATAACTTTCTTCAAGCCTACAGCATAGacattaattttcatatattctgAACTGAATAACTAGGATCATCATTGCTAAGCTCATAACCGTATCTATTCagatttctataaataaatactttttactGAATAGATTATCAacaatatacttttattttccctcttgtAGAGTTTGTGAATTTTAAGATCACGAGATCAATAGATTTCTCGTCTGGCAAAGGCCAATTTCCTTTCTCATAGTTGGGAAAGCTTTCTTGTATCCTCATGCCACAGGTGGAAAGAACCTCTCTGGTTCCTCTTTTTAAAGGACAAACTCTCCTTTCCATGCCACTGGTAACTAAGTTTCTATGAATTTATAGGGAGGACACAAACACTGAGACACTGCACATTTGCAGACAAAATTTTCAAGGACAAATGTCGTCCTGGGCGGTAGAGAGCTAAGTATTTTGGGGACAAATGTCGTCCTGGGCGGTAGAGAGCTAAGTATTTCGGGGAGACACTGATGGTGAAGCTGCTGAAATTCTTTGAGCTTCAGTTCCCTCGTCTGATTGCTAAATAAATCAGCCTTATCATAAGGGAATTTTGAGATGAACATGAACTGACGTAGCCATAACAATACATGACATATACTCTGTCTCAATatcttttccacatttttttttaagagtatagAGATTCAGTGGTTTACATGGTTttctagctaaaaaaaaaatgtcatttcctAGATTGCTTAATGAGAAAATGTGGCATGATGCTTCACCCTTGGAACAGGCTTGTAGAGCCAATGTCTGGttccttccccacttcccttcctgcAGGTGCAAAGCCAATCCTCATGGCAGTTACTGTAGAGTGCATTGGGCCTCACCTGAGCTCAACACAGCCACAGCTGAAAAGGAATTGGGACTCTAGGTACTTTACAAGGTCCAGCCTGGCTCCCTCTCCTGAGAGAGATGTATAAGCATCTCCCATGGGCACCACTGCACATAGAAAAGAATTAATTGGGGAGAAAATTCATATAACGTAAATCTGATCAGAAGAACTGCGGTCATTTTTAGGGAGGGCAAATCTATGTCCATATTCATCTTGGGTTTTTAACACTCTTGTCTCAGTCTCATTTTGTTTAATGATATGGGCCAAAACTCAGAGcttttcttatcatttttaaGTGTACAgggaaataatattaaatatatctaTATGGCTGTAAAAGTAATGACAGGAACATTTCATCTTGCAAAATAAGTCCTATGTCTTTCCAATTTTTGGTCTGTCCCTCTTGTATTCTACCTTCTGTGCCCACAAACTTAGCTATTGTATGGAATTTGTACAGTTGAGTGTGCAGGATTTTTGTTCctcatgttcatgtatgtatcaGGATGTTTTTCATTAGGGCTGAATTTCTGTACTAAACTTTACTCATGGCCCATGAGTATCCAAGATGCTCCTATCTGTTGACTATTGTTAATACTACAAAATGAACCTGAATTATATTTCTACCAATTAATAtatgagatggagagatggcttagcacctATGCCAAACCTGGTATGATTGAGCTCAGGGACCTACACGATAGGCAAGACCAAGTTCCAAAATTTTCTTTGGctctacatatgcacacatggaaaGAGAGCATGcaagcatacacaaacacacataaaataaatacatatgttttaAAAGCTTTTGGAAATATACTGCTATCCTGGAATCTTTGTTTCAGAAGACAAGCCTGAATTGTAACTCACTAGATTTTTAGCTTTCTTAAAAAATGTACCGTCAGcaagaaaagcattttaagtaGTAACCCAGATGGATATGTATAACATGGTTACAGTAATGTATTAATAACACTAATGACATGTGTAATATGTATTAATAGCATTTACTCAGTTAGTAAATTgattgccatgcaagcatgagacaTGAGTCAGGATCACAGAACAAACTTAAAATGTGGTAGTCTGCACTTTTTGTTACCttagtcagagacaggcagattcctggccTGGCAGAAAGGTGCATATCAGAAGACAACAGATACCAGAATAAAGAGTTAGGACAGTACCCCAAATGGGGAAGATTGCTAAAAAGGGAGGATGACTGTTGTGTGATAATGTCATTCTTGCTGGAATCTACCACAATGTAAATTGACTTCTCTCTCGTCTCCCAAACTCCAATATTTTTGAGTTGTAATATCTGCACTCCTGGAGCCCTCATGGCCTCGTCAGAACATGTGTAGGATGTCCCCCTTCCAGGCGTGCACTGCCTCACAGATGTCCCACCCCTTCTCATGTCACCATGTCCCACTTCTCCTGGCCCCATTCTGCCTTGTCCAGGTGCAGTCTGCACATGCTCACCTTGCACTTCTGGGTAGAGGGCCATGTAGAGCAGAGCCCAGCGCAGTGTCGTCGACGTTGTCTCTGTGCCAGCAATGAAGAGGTCCAGAGTGCTGCAGACGAGGCTTTCTTCATTGAAGCTTGTGGTCTTGTCTGGGTACTAGAGAAGACAGTGTGAATTAGTTTATCGAGAGAATTTGTGATTGCCTCAGAACACTGGTCCCTTACCCTGAGGAATGAACTGGATTAATTCATTCAGAATGATGCTGCCTTAGATCCTCAAGTGCTGGAAGCATTTGGCTGGATGAAAATCAAAGCAACATTTTCCTATTACTACACTTttggaaaagttttttttgtacagttggaagaaaatataatttagaaaagctatttggttttccttttttgccATTTCATTAAATATCTGTACGGCCTGGGACATTCCCTTTGTGTTATCCTACATCAGTGTGGATGACGAGAATAAAACACACatcatctggtctacaaagtgagtccaggatggccaaggctacacagagaaaccctgtctcgaaaaacaaaacaaaacaaacaaacaaacaaacaaaaaaaaaaaacccacacatcgTAGCACACCATTACTCCTTGTGGGGAATACAACAGGCTCACGGACAGTACTCAACAGGTGACTTTGCTGGTCCCAGAAGGATTACTATAACTCTTCTGTGTTCGCTGATTCTCCTACCTGCACCATTTTTGCAGAATTAGAACTTCACCAATTCCATCAATCCTCCTTTATGACACTACACGAGCTTTATTCACTTCCTCCAGAAGCATCAGTTTGTTAATGCTGCTCTCAGTATTGGTAGTCTCATATCTTTCCTTTAGATGGTAACTTATATGTGCCTCCTCCTCTGGGAATAAAACACTGCTTCTATCAATATTATGCCAAGAAGATAAAATAACAGAgaagatgcaaaaataaataaatacataatatttatcactgtgcccaggcagaggaggaggccaTAATCCAGTGAATTAAAGAATCTATGACAGATTCACTGTTATGTATTAGCCAGAGGCCTTCCAGAATCAAGGGCTTGTATTTTACACTATATGTCTTGAATTCAAGATGTTCCTCCTCAGACTTGTGTTTTAAATACCTGGTTCCTCTCACTGACAGTATTTGGGACATTCTCAGGAATAGAAATAGACTGTCTAGCCAAAGGGGCTAGGCACCCCTGGGGAGGGACAGTAACCCTTACAGTTTCACCAAACCGTGGttccttccttgtttctgcttcctgacacaCTGTGATGTGAACACCTACACCAAACCCTTCTGTGCCATGGACTGAGCTGTTTTATCACCCACCATGACAGACTGAAACCTGAAACCCAACCAGAATATATTATTGCTTTATTAAGTTGTTGCTACAACACATTGTTGTCACGGGGATGCAGTTAACTAATATATTTGTTCAGTGTCTTCTTGCCTTTGTTGAGTAGTACTGATATGCAGCCTAGGGACAGACAGATTCCTCACTTAGATATGGAAGCTGAACTTACCACCTACATAGCTGAAGTTTGTCTGTTGCAGTGAGGTCCAGATTGGAGATCCAGTTGGCCCAAACTTGGACCAACTTATAACAAAATAGAGTTCTGAAACTGAActgctacttttatttttgtgtacaaCTCCTTCATATATAGGAAAAAGACAAGTGGGAGAGGGGATGAAGAGAGAATCTGGGCATTGCCAGGACCTCAAGGCAAATGGTAGCAAGCCCTGTATTTCTAAAGACCTCAACATCCCAAGGTTATGTTACCATGGATTAATCTACAAAGTTAGTCATGTTCTCATCCCTGTAACCATAGCATGCTACCTGTAGATATGATTAATTTCAGGGGAAAGGCCATCTTTATAAGAGGGGTCCTCAGGGTTAAAACCAGAGAAATAAGATGTAAAgggatcagaaagaaaaaaagtcgcTGTAATATTGGTATTGGAGATGGAGCAAGGAGCCCCAGGAACAAGCATCAAAGTCCCCCAGGAGACAGGAAACACAAGGCATTGaagtttctatttccatccaaaGTAGCTTGCCTGGCAGACAGGATTACTGGGACTATCTAGAACTATGAGAGAACGAGAAAGTATGTGCTATGGTAAAGCTCTACCACTGTGGTAAACTGCTGCTGCTGAGTGAATTGGAATCTATTCTACTCCAATCTTTTAGTAAGAAGACATAGGCCACATTTCCCCACCTTTGTCATTTCATTGAGGAAAGCATCAATGAAGTCTCTCGGCTCCTCAGGGTTCCAGTCTTTGCGGTGATTGGCAATTATATCAGAAATATATAATTTCAGTCTTCTCCAGGTAGTCAGCAGTGTTTGGTGTTGTCCTGGGAGATGTTTTATTATCCATGGGAAGATGTTGTAGAGCTAATTATGGAGAAGAAGACAATGGTGGAGACCCCATGAAGTCactttgtgtttcaagacagtcTTTCCCTACTCATTTCCCACATTGGAACTGTGAAAAACATTTGGATGGCTGCTTTCCTTCACACCCGCTGAGAGGTATTTCAACCTTCCCACGCATAATGCAGCACACTCAGACCACTTTTCACTGGCCCAAGTGTTTCCCCCGCCGGGACACACACCATAGCTGTGTGAGGTCTTTACAATGTTCAGTCGTTGTCTTAATTCTGATCCCGATGCCATCAAGGACACTGAAGGGCCAAAGCATGAAGGTGGCAGGAAGTGAGATCAGGGCTGGGAAGCACACACGGGGAGACAGCTCCACATGCAGTGGGTACACGTTTACCTTCCAACTCAAATGTAGCCTGGAGCTTGATAAGTCTGagtctgaaaccatctggctgtGTCATATTATGGAACTAACCATCTCTTATTCATTGCTATAGAACCCTGAAACTCTGACTCTGAAACCCTGGTGTACATGACACCTAGAGGGCCAGACCTGCAGTGGGCTGTTCAGTACTCAACGGCTCATGAATATATGAACACAGGTCCTCTTGCTTCCCGCACCCTCAACACACTTGGTATACACCCCCACCTGACAGTCTCACCAGGTGACATAATCTAGGAAGTCTACGAATATGTGAGAAGATATTCCCTGACCACCATGCAAAGCTAAGTCCGGCCAGCAGAGGCCCCTGCTACCCATGGAAGGAAAAGATGTGGTGAGGGCAATTCTGAAGCCATGGGATGCTTGCTCCATTGCAGACTCAGAAAGAGCATAAGCCAAAGGCAAGACAGGCGTCCGCAGGCTCGGCTCACCTCCTCCTGCACGCGCGTAAGCAGCAGTCTCCAATTTTTGATGGCTCAGAACATGACTGAGtcaattgcttttcttttattggttctctctctctgtctctctctgtctctgtctgtctgtctgtctctctctctctctctctctctctttgcattTGCAGGATTTCTGAGTGGACAGTGTTTTCCTCattacatttttagtttttatttaccTTCATGGATTCATCTAATGCTATTTATCAAGTTTTTCTTCAATTTGAAGGCAATAAAATTTCTCTTTgacacattatttttcttttcatatgccCTGTGCCCTCCCCTTGCATTTAATAGTATTTTGACTTTGATTTATTTagtattctgtttcttttcttacatGCATTTGAATTCTTGAACTTTTTCACTATTGAGAAATATTTTTGATGccttcccatatatatatatatatatatatatatatatatatatatatatatgagagagagagagggagagactatTTCatgtaagagaaacagaaaacactgtCTTCGCGGCAGCACATGAAACTTTATATAGAATAAAGTCCCATATCttaccaaatacaaaagaatgaaatagtCTATTATATCCAAATAGGCCACAGTGTAATGAAACTAAAAATCAACAGCAATACACACCATAGAAACTGTACAAATACATACAGAGTGAAAAATAGATTATTGGATAGACAATGGCTCATTGAAAACAGAAACGAAGAAAATTGCCAAACTTCTAGAATCAAATAAAGATGAAAACTTAGCCTTCCAGACAATTTGAGACACAGCCAGGAAAATTCTAAGAGGAATGTTTATACAGGAATGAATATAGGGGCTTAGAGTCCACCGACATGTGGATAAAGACTGAACCCTGAAGAGCGACCTACATGTTATGGTATTCCGATATCGACAGCTTTACGACAGGGTGTGTAAGCAGTGGAACCCATTGTAATGCTCACTTATCTTTACTATCTAAATGGAAATACAGGAAGGATGGGTGGATGCGGCCACCATGAC
Coding sequences:
- the LOC127205237 gene encoding cytochrome P450 2J4-like isoform X1, with product MLAAAGSLVAAIWAALHLRTLLLAGVTFLFLADYLKRRRPKNYPPGPPRLPFIGCFFQLDFKQPHLAVQKFVKKYGNVISLDFGVMSSVLISSLPLIKEAFTNLDENFLNRPIFPLQKHIFDGNGLIFSSGQTWKEQRRFALMTLRNFGLGKKSLEQRIREEAHHLVEAIAEEGGQPFDPHFSINNAVSNIICSVTFGERFEYHDSRFQELLRLLDDAMYLGSSVMVNLYNIFPWIIKHLPGQHQTLLTTWRRLKLYISDIIANHRKDWNPEEPRDFIDAFLNEMTKYPDKTTSFNEESLVCSTLDLFIAGTETTSTTLRWALLYMALYPEVQEKIQAEIDRVIGQGRLPSLADRDSMPYTNAAIHEVQRMGNIVPMNVPREVAVDTTLAGFHLPKGSIVMTNFTALHMDPKEWATPDVFNPEHFLENGQFKKRDSFLPFSMGKRACLGEQLARSELFIFFTTLVQKFTFKPPANEKLSTKFRFGITMSPVSHRICAVPRL